From Hydra vulgaris chromosome 15, alternate assembly HydraT2T_AEP, one genomic window encodes:
- the LOC100215489 gene encoding uncharacterized protein LOC100215489 encodes MRSASHHKIVRQGYIDVKIVKKSSVFSKSLNKTYLVLRSNPFALELYGNESLIDLSISHNIESVTFVEKVNSLKSHQYAFKVVIESEETEKFIFGCVSSVLQDEWINSFLEIKNSLKCGFLSFENFLQITESDFKDSINNSIFASSDERKTADSNVYKNKNCQDNSFENGVNSFILDMNDSNIFRDRSFCIDKKKKSVKNLSLSTLAINDTSDHKTVKESKKVQLEHRLGLVTSGFMNTIKCKKGLSVVSQKSLTSTSLNKLSDLPSKTGPRRSSEPLKVKLQVHNVSRGFKSFDDTLNKEESKTCAEKIAQNNLKEFQEKLRQKYYLSKKKNVFKNLRQQGFDLERGPEPPDLDRSTKPCVLSSSTKYNENLTKLTSIDDISPPVPERISCPTPINEQFCKGINSSKTNYEGVNKSLNENKVDFSPLLSPKNFLYNVMDDGSIQVVGQSIQINDEIQSIKEILPDRVDVLSLNKVNVLSGTVDGITENRRFNQVVNLQPAVCRNQPINLKSNDCMAHQKNMQSGFLNQQINLQPTDCIYQHVSLQLTGSVDQHVNLQSTNCTDQHIYVQPTTYMDQQIYFQPNKICLSQSTNLTVSNESLESVVASVCNVNISMQINNKRNFSENTVNKMTPFKCLQTDVFSNKSSKIINSLPKTFVGPTQSQFPQSKKSLFKFIDVN; translated from the exons atgagGTCAGCTTCACATCATAAAATTGTAAGACAAGGTTATATTGATGTTAAGATTGTAAAGAAATCATCAGTATTTTCgaag agtttGAACAAGACTTATTTGGTTTTGCGTTCTAATCCTTTTGCCCTTGAACTATATGGAAATGAATCACTTATAGACTTGAGTATATCACACAATATCGAATCTGTtacttttgttgaaaaagttaatagtttaaaatctCACCAGTATGCCTTTAAAGTAGTCATTGAAAGTGAAGAAactgagaaatttatttttgggtGTGTTAGTTCTGTTTTGCAAGATGAATGGATAAAttcttttttggaaataaaaaacagtttaaaatgtggatttttatcatttgaaaattttttgcagaTCACAGAGTCTG attTCAAAGACAGCATAAATAATAGCATTTTTGCTAGTAGTGATGAAAGAAAAACAGCTGATAgtaatgtttacaaaaataaaaattgtcaagataattcttttgaaaatggAGTTAACAGTTTTATTCTTGATATGAATGATTCTAACATATTTCGTGATAGGTCATTTTGtattgataaaaagaaaaaaagtgtaaaaaacttATCTTTGTCAACTTTGGCTATAAATGATACTTCAGACCATAAAACAGTCAAGGAAAGTAAAAAAGTTCAGCTAGAGCATAGGTTAGGATTGGTTACTTCTGGTTTTATGAACACTATAAAATGTAAGAAAGGATTATCTGTTGTTAGCCAAAAATCTCTTACAAGTACTTCACTTAACAAGTTATCTGATTTACCTTCAAAAACAGGTCCTCGTCGCTCAAGTGAGCCGTTGAAAGTTAAGCTTCAGGTTCATAATGTTTCAAGAGGCTTTAAAAGCTTTGACgatactttaaataaagaagaatCTAAAACTTGTGCAGAAAAAATTGCTCAAAATAACTTGAaagaatttcaagaaaaattaagacaaaaatactatttatcaaagaaaaaaaatgtatttaaaaatctacGACAACAAGGGTTTGATTTGGAAAGAGGACCAGAACCACCTGATTTAGATCGAAGTACAAAGCCATGTGTACTATCTTCTAGTacaaaatataatgaaaacttAACAAAGCTAACTTCTATTGACGATATATCTCCTCCTGTACCAGAAAGAATTTCTTGTCCAACTCCAATTAATGAACAATTTTGTAAAGGAATCAATAGttcaaaaactaattatgaaGGTGTTAACAAGTCCCTCAATGAAAATAAAGTAGATTTTTCACCTCTGCTTTCTcctaaaaatttcttatataatGTAATGGATGATGGGAGTATACAAGTTGTTGGTCAATCTATTCAAATAAACGATGAGATTCAATCCATAAAAGAAATATTGCCAGACAGAGTTGatgttttatcattaaataaagtaaatgttttatctgGCACTGTAGATGGAATAACTGAG aatagGAGATTTAATCAAGTAGTAAATTTGCAGCCAGCTGTTTGTAGGAATCAACCaataaatctaaaatcaaaTGATTGCATGgctcatcaaaaaaatatgcaatcaggatttttgaatcaacaaataaatttgcaacCAACTGATTGCATATATCAGCATGTCAGTTTACAATTAACTGGTTCCGTTGACCAGCATGTCAATTTACAATCAACTAATTGCACAGATCAGCATATATATGTACAACCAACTACTTATATGGATCAGCAAATATACTTTcaaccaaataaaatttgtttatcacaATCAACAAATCTAACTGTTAGCAACGAATCGTTAGAAAGTGTAGTTGCTTCTGTTTGTAACGTTAACATCTCAATGCAGATAAATAATAAGagaaatttttctgaaaacactgtaaataaaatgactccatttaaatgtttacaaacggatgttttttcaaataagtctTCTAAAATCATAAATTCTTTACCAAAAACATTTGTTGGACCAACTCAAAGTCAATTTCctcaatctaaaaaaagtttatttaaattcattgatgtgaactaa
- the LOC136091418 gene encoding uncharacterized protein LOC136091418: MKLSSHIIGESCNCIRLKCFKVISLQDRQTILDKFNQMSCKDQQDAFLTSIVTPMEARQKRPRIRSEDLHCYSYQYHLLIARDSYVKIQICYKAFLSIFNISKSRLERIQKVLTTTGISPKDQRGKHMNCPRNFTKDKNERIINHIRSFRGQQSHYSLKDSKKVYLPEDLNLSRMHAMYLESLQGKTCSRESYRCMFNKKFNIAFGYTRKDTCSTCDRFKIDLSNSHPKHELEKLLAEGELHWKKGKLFYERKTVAVHSAHSLTWFAAIAFDYWKNLPCPNITTNDTYYKRKLSLYTFNIHNLGANKVYLFSYDETIGKKGLNDVASMLLHYFIEILSKVVTHLQLFCNSCPGQNKNWTMLRFLHYMVHQKKRFENIKLSFPIRGHSYMECDRDIIVINQKIHIDTPADWCRYFEDARKSPSPFYIISVENTMLLNIEKHIKTLYFTSFPIQTQTLQEIVISKTHPDKIIYRDSWNEPFLEATVTKPIKKKRIFLEPLQPLNRVLIPISLAKYKDLQHLKLFCKLDAREFYDYLPYEKDGQSSPVNDYSDFDEDEEIEL, encoded by the exons atgaaactttcaAGTCATATAATAGGCGAGTCTTGTAACTGCATTcgtttaaagtgttttaaagttattagtttGCAAGATAGACAAACAATTTTGGACAAGTTCAATCAAATGTCATGTAAAGACCAACAGGATGCTTTTTTGACATCGATTGTAACTCCAATGGAAGCGAGACAAAAAAGACCTAGAATACGAAGTGAAGATTTACACTGCTATTCTTATcaatatcatttattaatagCAAGAGACTCCTatgtaaaaattcaaatttgttataaagcgtttctttctatatttaacaTAAGCAAATCTAGGCTTGAAAGAATACAGAAGGTCTTAACAACGACTG gaatATCGCCTAAAGATCAAAGAGGGAAACACATGAACTGTCCTCGAAATTTTACAAAAGACAAAAATGAGAGAATCATAAATCATATTCGATCTTTTAGAGGACAGCAGTCTCATTACTCTCTCAAAGATTCTAAGAAAGTCTACCTTCCTGAAGATCTTAATCTTAGCAGGATGCATGCAATGTATTTAGAAAGTCTCCAAGGTAAAACCTGTTCAAGAGAAAGTTATag atGCATGTTTAATAAGAAGTTTAACATTGCCTTTGGTTACACAAGAAAAGACACATGTTCAACATGCGATAGATTTAAAATAGATTTGTCAAATAGTCATCCTAAACATGAACTAGAAAAACTTCTAGCTGAGGGAGAGCTTCACTGGAAAAAaggaaaacttttttatgaaaggAAAACTGTTGCTGTACATAGTGCACACTCTTTGACCTGGTTTGCTGCAATTGCGTTTGATTATTGGAAGAATCTTCCGTGCCCTAATATTACAACCAATGATACATATTACAAACGAAAACTTTCTTTGTATACTTTTAACATACATAACCTGGGGGCTAATAAAGTTTACCTTTTTTCCTATGATGAGACAATAGGAAAAAAAGGATTGAATGATGTAGCATCAATGTTGTTGCACTACTTTATTGAAATCCTGTCTAAAGTAGTCACTCACCTTCAACTCTTCTGTAATTCATGTCCTGGACAGAATAAAAATTGGACTATGCTACGATTTCTTCACTACATGGTCCAtcagaaaaaaagatttgaaaatattaaactatCTTTTCCTATCAGAGGACACTCTTATATGGAATGTGATCGAGACATAATCGTAATCAATCAAAAGATTCATATAGATACTCCAGCTGACTGGTGTAGGTACTTTGAGGATGCAAGAAAAAGTCCTTCtcctttttatataatttcagtTGAAAACACCATGCTTCTAAATATAGAAAAGcacattaaaactttatattttacctCATTTCCAATTCAAACTCAGACGCTTCAAGAAATTGTAATTTCAAAAACTCACccagataaaataatttacagaGATAGCTGGAATGAACCATTTCTTGAGGCTACTGTcacaaaaccaattaaaaagAAGAGAATATTTTTAGAGCCCCTTCAACCTTTAAACAGAGTCCTCATACCTATTTCATTAGCAAAGTATAAAGACCTACAACATCTCAAACTCTTTTGCAAGCTTGATGCACGAGAATTTTATGACTATCTTCCGTATGAAAAAGATGGTCAATCATCTCCTGTAAATGATTACTCTGACTTtgatgaagatgaagaaattgaattgtaa